A region of Acidimicrobiales bacterium DNA encodes the following proteins:
- a CDS encoding fatty acid desaturase: MATTMLPAPELLPDVLPTERLTRTGMPVPEIRAELRRIPGARNAVTVLVAHLQAAAVLAGAAWLSHPLAWAAAFVLMGRVFACYAILAHEGAHRLLFAHRRVNDLVGRWLLAYPAFIPFDAYRRAHMAHHRDELGPGEPDLGLYRGYPTTWRSMARKLRRDALFVSGWKNLRPLLRALRSPGGRPVALSILGVQAAVLAACAAFGRPELYPLLWLAPWMTVWRVLNRLRALAEHGGMTRSGDRRLTTHHVRQGLAARFFMVPYRTGWHLAHHVDMGVPFRNLPRLHAELKAAGWVPDELEHPTYRALWRRLASAPAPAAAAPADPAPAASGTF, from the coding sequence GTGGCGACGACGATGCTCCCGGCCCCGGAGCTGCTGCCCGACGTGCTGCCGACCGAGCGGCTGACCCGCACGGGCATGCCGGTCCCCGAGATCAGGGCCGAGCTGCGCCGCATCCCCGGCGCCCGCAACGCCGTCACCGTCCTCGTCGCCCACCTCCAGGCCGCCGCCGTGCTGGCCGGCGCCGCCTGGCTGTCCCACCCGCTGGCCTGGGCGGCGGCGTTCGTGCTGATGGGACGGGTGTTCGCCTGCTACGCCATCCTCGCCCACGAGGGCGCCCACCGGCTGCTGTTCGCCCACCGCCGGGTGAACGACCTGGTCGGCCGGTGGCTGCTCGCCTACCCGGCCTTCATCCCGTTCGACGCCTACCGCCGGGCCCACATGGCCCACCACCGCGACGAGCTGGGCCCGGGCGAGCCCGACCTCGGCCTCTACCGGGGCTACCCGACCACGTGGCGGTCGATGGCCCGCAAGCTGCGGCGGGACGCGCTGTTCGTCTCTGGCTGGAAGAACCTCCGCCCGCTGCTGCGGGCGCTGCGCAGCCCCGGCGGCCGCCCGGTGGCCCTGTCGATCCTCGGCGTGCAGGCCGCCGTGCTCGCCGCCTGCGCGGCGTTCGGCCGGCCCGAGCTGTACCCGCTCCTGTGGCTGGCCCCGTGGATGACCGTGTGGCGGGTGCTGAACCGGCTGCGGGCGCTGGCCGAGCACGGCGGGATGACGAGGTCCGGCGACCGCCGCCTCACCACCCACCACGTCCGCCAGGGGCTGGCCGCCCGGTTCTTCATGGTCCCGTACCGGACGGGCTGGCACCTCGCCCACCACGTCGACATGGGCGTGCCGTTCCGCAACCTGCCGAGGCTGCACGCCGAGCTCAAGGCGGCCGGGTGGGTGCCCGACGAGCTCGAGCACCCGACCTACCGGGCGCTCTGGCGCCGCCTGGCGTCCGCCCCGGCCCCGGCGGCCGCCGCCCCGGCCGACCCCGCGCCCGCCGCCTCCGGCACGTTCTGA
- a CDS encoding MBL fold metallo-hydrolase has product MSDEPYFRQLLAGRDFARSDQVAGAMVNFVYAVGDRSTGEAVLVDPAYAVGELVDLVEADGLRVVGALVTHYHPDHAGGNLMGHPVEGAAELLERCQVPVHVQADEAPWVRRVTGLGDADLVAHTSGDVVTVGRVPITLLHTPGHTPGSQCFLVDGKLLAGDTLFLQGCGRTDLPGGDPAQLYESLTTRLARVPDDTVLYPGHQYSPQPSAPMGATRRTNMVLRPASLEQWLALFS; this is encoded by the coding sequence GTGAGTGACGAGCCGTACTTCCGCCAGCTGCTGGCCGGCCGGGACTTCGCCCGGTCCGACCAGGTGGCCGGCGCGATGGTCAACTTCGTCTACGCCGTCGGCGACCGCTCGACCGGCGAGGCCGTGCTCGTGGACCCCGCGTACGCCGTCGGCGAGCTCGTCGACCTGGTCGAGGCGGACGGCCTGCGGGTGGTCGGCGCCCTCGTCACCCACTACCACCCGGACCACGCCGGCGGGAACCTGATGGGCCACCCCGTCGAGGGCGCGGCCGAGCTGCTCGAGCGGTGCCAGGTGCCGGTGCACGTGCAGGCCGACGAAGCGCCCTGGGTGCGGCGGGTGACCGGCCTCGGCGACGCCGACCTCGTGGCCCACACGAGCGGCGACGTCGTCACCGTCGGCCGGGTGCCGATCACGCTCCTCCACACGCCGGGGCACACGCCGGGCAGCCAGTGCTTCCTGGTGGACGGCAAGCTGCTGGCCGGCGACACCCTGTTCCTCCAGGGGTGCGGTCGCACGGACCTGCCCGGCGGCGACCCGGCCCAGCTCTACGAGAGCCTCACCACCCGCCTCGCCCGGGTGCCGGACGACACCGTCCTCTACCCGGGGCACCAGTACTCGCCGCAGCCGTCCGCCCCGATGGGCGCGACCCGGCGGACGAACATGGTGCTGCGCCCGGCCAGCCTCGAGCAGTGGCTGGCCCTGTTCAGCTGA
- a CDS encoding PaaX family transcriptional regulator C-terminal domain-containing protein, giving the protein MAAPLGERPLTARNVIASTLLGVRPPELAGRVLVRSGELFGIAEGTTRVALSRMVAAGELEADGGRYRLTGRLLARQARQAESRTGATGPWDGTWRLAVVTADRRPAADRADLRAAMAGLRLAERREGVWLRPDNLDPARLPGARAVADRQCAWFRAEPDDDPAALAAALWDLDGWAGGATALLGRMAARVGDLERGGTAALAPGFVLSAAVLRHLQADPLLPADLLPAGWPGDELRRAYDRYDAAFAAAWRDWFRGQP; this is encoded by the coding sequence GTGGCCGCCCCGCTCGGCGAGCGGCCGCTGACCGCCCGCAACGTCATCGCCAGCACCCTGCTCGGGGTCCGGCCGCCCGAGCTGGCGGGCCGGGTGCTGGTGCGCTCGGGCGAGCTGTTCGGCATCGCCGAGGGCACCACCCGCGTGGCCCTGTCCCGCATGGTGGCGGCCGGCGAGCTCGAGGCCGACGGCGGGCGCTACCGGCTGACCGGCCGCCTGCTCGCCCGCCAGGCCCGCCAGGCCGAGAGCCGCACCGGCGCCACCGGGCCGTGGGACGGCACCTGGCGCCTGGCCGTGGTCACCGCCGACCGCCGCCCCGCCGCCGATCGGGCCGACCTCCGGGCGGCCATGGCCGGGCTCCGGCTGGCCGAGCGCCGTGAGGGCGTGTGGCTGCGGCCCGACAACCTCGACCCGGCCCGCCTGCCCGGCGCGAGGGCCGTCGCCGACCGCCAGTGCGCCTGGTTCCGGGCCGAGCCCGACGACGACCCGGCCGCGCTGGCGGCGGCGCTCTGGGACCTCGACGGCTGGGCCGGCGGGGCGACGGCGCTGCTCGGGCGGATGGCGGCCCGGGTCGGCGACCTCGAGCGGGGCGGCACCGCCGCGCTCGCGCCCGGGTTCGTGCTGTCGGCCGCCGTCCTCCGCCACCTCCAGGCCGACCCGCTCCTGCCCGCCGACCTCCTCCCCGCCGGCTGGCCGGGCGACGAGCTGCGGCGGGCCTACGACCGCTACGACGCGGCGTTCGCGGCCGCCTGGCGGGACTGGTTCCGCGGCCAGCCCTGA
- the larB gene encoding nickel pincer cofactor biosynthesis protein LarB — MDEAALRALLDGVRSGAVDPDDAVAELRRLPFADLGFARVDHHRALRQGRPEAVYGPGKTPEQCAAIVAELLTAGGPVLLTRADDRQAAAALARNPGGERHGPTLVWSPAPERSEAVLVVTAGTADLPVADECAATLTAFGFRPRRLTDVGVAGVHRLLASADELVAADAVVVVAGMEGALASLVGGMTGGPVVAVPTSVGYGAALEGVTALLAMLASCASGIAVVGIDNGFGAACAVARILVPVTTRSGG; from the coding sequence GTGGACGAGGCGGCTCTCCGGGCACTGCTCGACGGCGTGCGGTCCGGCGCGGTCGACCCCGACGACGCCGTGGCCGAGCTGCGCCGGCTGCCGTTCGCCGACCTCGGCTTCGCCCGCGTCGACCACCACCGGGCGCTGCGCCAGGGCCGCCCCGAGGCCGTGTACGGGCCGGGGAAGACGCCCGAGCAATGCGCGGCGATCGTGGCCGAGCTGCTCACGGCGGGCGGGCCGGTGCTGCTGACCAGGGCCGACGACCGCCAGGCGGCCGCCGCCCTCGCCCGCAACCCGGGCGGCGAGCGCCACGGGCCGACGCTCGTGTGGTCGCCCGCGCCCGAGCGGTCCGAGGCCGTGCTCGTCGTGACGGCGGGGACGGCCGACCTGCCGGTGGCCGACGAGTGCGCGGCCACCCTGACCGCCTTCGGGTTCCGGCCCCGGCGCCTGACCGACGTCGGCGTCGCCGGCGTGCACCGGCTGCTGGCCTCGGCCGACGAGCTCGTCGCCGCCGACGCCGTCGTCGTCGTGGCCGGCATGGAGGGGGCGCTGGCCAGCCTCGTCGGCGGGATGACGGGCGGCCCGGTCGTCGCCGTGCCCACGAGCGTCGGCTACGGCGCCGCGCTCGAGGGGGTCACCGCCCTGCTGGCCATGCTGGCGTCCTGCGCGTCGGGGATCGCCGTCGTCGGCATCGACAACGGGTTCGGGGCGGCCTGCGCCGTCGCCCGCATCCTGGTCCCGGTCACGACCCGGTCCGGCGGATGA
- the larC gene encoding nickel pincer cofactor biosynthesis protein LarC, with protein sequence MTTLAWFHCFSGIAGDMALGSLLDAGADVDEVRSLCERLPVTGWRLDAEPVLRGGIAATRAVVDAHETGIVRTYAHITGLVEEARLPDRLRDRALAAFGALADAEGRLHRRPPAQVHFHEVGGLDAIVDVVGTCAALEVLGVDRVACSPVATGLGMVRSAHGLLPNPAPAVVELLRGAPTYGLDLPVELTTPTGAALAVSLASEWGALPAMTVAATGFGAGTRELDRRPNVTQVVVGTAADPLEPGQPVVLLEANVDDATGETLAHAVAALLEAGAHDAWITPVVMKKGRPGHVVAALTDRALAAQVAAALTSETGSLGVRGSTLERWPAARSQAEVEVEGLPVRVKVSAGRVKVEHDDAVRAARRTGLPVREVVSLAEEAWRRGRRLPAGDGGDGDGDGGWDPPPLAT encoded by the coding sequence ATGACCACGCTCGCCTGGTTCCACTGCTTCTCCGGGATCGCCGGCGACATGGCGCTCGGGAGCCTCCTCGACGCCGGCGCCGACGTCGACGAGGTGCGGTCCCTCTGCGAGCGGCTCCCGGTCACCGGGTGGCGGCTCGACGCCGAGCCCGTCCTGCGGGGCGGGATCGCGGCGACGAGGGCGGTCGTCGACGCCCACGAGACCGGCATCGTGCGCACCTACGCCCACATCACCGGGCTGGTCGAGGAGGCCAGGCTCCCCGACCGGCTGAGGGACCGGGCGCTGGCCGCGTTCGGGGCGCTGGCCGACGCCGAGGGCCGGCTCCACCGCCGGCCGCCGGCCCAGGTCCACTTCCACGAGGTCGGCGGGCTCGACGCCATCGTCGACGTGGTCGGCACGTGCGCGGCGCTCGAGGTCCTCGGCGTCGACCGGGTGGCGTGCTCACCGGTCGCCACCGGCCTCGGGATGGTCCGCTCCGCCCACGGCCTGCTCCCGAACCCGGCGCCCGCCGTGGTCGAGCTGCTCAGGGGCGCGCCGACCTACGGCCTCGACCTGCCCGTCGAGCTGACGACCCCGACCGGCGCGGCCCTGGCCGTGAGCCTGGCCTCCGAGTGGGGCGCCCTCCCGGCCATGACGGTGGCGGCCACGGGGTTCGGGGCCGGGACGAGGGAGCTGGACCGGCGGCCGAACGTGACCCAGGTGGTGGTCGGGACGGCGGCCGACCCGCTCGAGCCCGGCCAGCCGGTGGTGCTGCTCGAGGCCAACGTGGACGACGCCACCGGCGAGACCCTGGCCCACGCCGTCGCCGCCCTGCTCGAGGCCGGCGCCCACGACGCCTGGATCACGCCGGTGGTGATGAAGAAGGGCCGGCCCGGGCACGTGGTCGCAGCCCTCACCGACCGGGCGCTGGCGGCCCAGGTGGCGGCCGCGCTCACGAGCGAGACCGGCTCGCTCGGCGTGCGGGGCTCGACCCTCGAGCGCTGGCCGGCGGCTCGATCTCAGGCTGAGGTCGAGGTCGAGGGTCTGCCGGTGCGGGTGAAGGTGAGCGCCGGGCGGGTGAAGGTCGAGCACGACGACGCCGTCCGGGCCGCCCGCCGGACGGGGCTGCCGGTGCGGGAGGTCGTGTCGCTCGCCGAGGAGGCCTGGCGCCGGGGGCGCCGGCTGCCCGCAGGGGACGGGGGCGACGGCGACGGCGACGGCGGGTGGGACCCGCCGCCCCTCGCCACCTAG
- a CDS encoding prolyl oligopeptidase family serine peptidase, producing MPATTDRYGPDPAHTADLLVPAGPGPHPVVVLVHGGFWRARYGRDLMAPLAADLEAAGWASWNVEYRRLGQAGGGWPGTFADVAAAVDHLAGLAGPHALDLARVVTVGHSAGGHLALWLACRPGLPAGAPGAGPAVRVAAAVSQAGVVDLVAGCDLSAGAAVDLLGGRPDEVPDRYALASPCARVPLGVRQLLVHGLDDDTVPVDLSRRHAAAARAAGDDVELVELPAVGHMDVIDPANPAWAAVRARLAALAPPT from the coding sequence GTGCCGGCCACGACCGACCGCTACGGCCCCGACCCCGCCCACACCGCTGACCTGCTCGTCCCCGCCGGCCCGGGGCCGCACCCGGTCGTCGTCCTCGTGCACGGCGGGTTCTGGCGGGCCCGGTACGGGCGGGACCTGATGGCGCCGCTGGCCGCCGACCTCGAGGCCGCCGGGTGGGCGTCGTGGAACGTCGAGTACCGCCGGCTCGGCCAGGCGGGCGGCGGGTGGCCGGGGACGTTCGCCGACGTGGCCGCGGCGGTCGACCACCTGGCCGGCCTCGCCGGCCCCCACGCCCTCGACCTGGCCAGGGTGGTCACGGTCGGCCACTCGGCCGGCGGCCACCTGGCGCTGTGGCTGGCCTGCCGGCCCGGCCTGCCGGCGGGCGCGCCCGGCGCCGGGCCCGCCGTCCGGGTGGCGGCCGCCGTGTCCCAGGCGGGGGTGGTCGACCTGGTGGCCGGGTGCGACCTGAGCGCGGGCGCCGCCGTCGACCTCCTCGGCGGCCGGCCCGACGAGGTGCCCGACCGCTACGCCCTCGCCTCGCCGTGCGCCCGGGTGCCGCTCGGCGTCCGCCAGCTGCTCGTGCACGGCCTCGACGACGACACCGTCCCCGTCGACCTGAGCCGCCGCCACGCCGCCGCCGCCCGCGCCGCCGGCGACGACGTCGAGCTGGTCGAGCTGCCCGCCGTCGGCCACATGGACGTGATCGACCCGGCCAACCCGGCGTGGGCCGCCGTCCGCGCCCGCCTCGCCGCGCTCGCCCCGCCCACCTGA